One Alicyclobacillus vulcanalis genomic region harbors:
- a CDS encoding phytoene/squalene synthase family protein — translation MNLTEAYEHCARRTREAGSSFYYGMRMLPPAKRRAMYAIYAWSRLCDDAVDDHTGADALSHLATAERIYRAAYADDYHASAEPVVLALGDAVRRFGIPQEPFAHLVRGMRLDMEPVRLRTLADLEAYCDDVAGTVGLMCVHIFGYRDGRALELAIDMGRALQLTNILRDLGEDLARDRVYLPEEEMERYGYSFADLVQRRVTPAFFALMRAQAERAKAYYARAAELFSLVEPDSLRCLSMLYIMYRRLLDKIEARGFRVFDERISLSGSQKLRLVWGVLWNRRAIGSSS, via the coding sequence ATGAATCTCACCGAGGCTTATGAACACTGTGCGCGGCGCACGCGCGAAGCCGGCAGCTCGTTCTACTACGGCATGCGCATGCTTCCGCCCGCCAAACGCCGCGCCATGTACGCCATCTACGCGTGGAGCCGGCTGTGCGACGACGCGGTGGACGATCACACAGGCGCCGACGCCCTGTCCCATCTCGCGACGGCCGAGCGCATCTACCGCGCCGCGTACGCGGACGACTACCACGCGTCCGCCGAGCCCGTCGTCCTCGCGCTCGGAGACGCCGTCCGGCGGTTCGGCATTCCCCAGGAGCCGTTTGCCCACCTCGTCCGCGGCATGCGGCTCGACATGGAGCCCGTCCGCCTGCGCACGCTCGCCGATCTCGAGGCGTACTGCGACGACGTCGCGGGCACCGTCGGACTCATGTGCGTCCATATCTTCGGCTACCGCGATGGCCGGGCCCTCGAGCTCGCCATCGACATGGGGCGAGCGCTGCAGCTGACCAACATCCTGCGCGATCTCGGCGAAGACCTCGCGCGCGATCGCGTCTATCTCCCGGAGGAGGAGATGGAGCGGTACGGTTACTCCTTCGCCGATCTCGTCCAGCGCCGCGTGACCCCAGCCTTTTTCGCCCTCATGCGAGCACAGGCCGAGCGGGCGAAGGCGTACTACGCGCGGGCCGCGGAGCTGTTTTCGCTCGTGGAGCCGGACAGTCTGCGCTGCCTGAGCATGCTCTACATCATGTATCGGCGGCTCCTGGACAAGATCGAGGCGCGCGGATTTCGCGTGTTCGACGAGCGCATCTCGTTAAGCGGATCGCAGAAATTACGGCTCGTGTGGGGGGTCTTATGGAACAGGCGCGCAATCGGATCATCATCGTAG
- the fni gene encoding type 2 isopentenyl-diphosphate Delta-isomerase, with amino-acid sequence MTLTQDIRQRRKVEHVQAVQALGDPASVSSGFECVELVPCAVPEVAWDDVSLATEICGVRLESPIIINAMTGGADEVYDINRRLAQVARRFGLAMALGSASAGLASPEVAYTYRVVREIHEDGIVIANVGMGTRLERARQAVELVGANLLQVHFNAAQELFMAEGDRDFRGALEALAEVAHGVGVPVVAKEVGQGISAEDATRFADAGVRAIDVGGLGGTNFIAVEAWRRGVEIDEFWSRWGLRTAAAVCEVQAAAGHRVDVIASGGIRTALDVAKAMALGARAVGIAGPLVRMATQADGEAQLNRFMEELHFGLRALLVLTGCRNFSELRGKPVVILGWLREWLEARGLAAWMDARGRAN; translated from the coding sequence ATGACGTTGACGCAGGATATCCGGCAGCGGCGCAAGGTCGAGCACGTGCAGGCCGTGCAGGCGCTCGGCGATCCGGCGAGCGTCTCGAGCGGGTTTGAATGCGTCGAGCTCGTCCCCTGCGCCGTGCCGGAGGTGGCCTGGGACGACGTGTCCCTGGCCACCGAAATCTGCGGCGTGCGCCTCGAGTCGCCGATCATCATCAACGCGATGACGGGCGGCGCCGACGAAGTGTACGACATCAACCGCAGGCTTGCGCAGGTCGCGCGCCGATTCGGGCTGGCCATGGCGCTCGGCTCTGCATCGGCTGGATTGGCCTCCCCGGAGGTGGCCTACACGTACCGCGTCGTGCGCGAGATTCACGAGGACGGGATCGTCATCGCCAACGTGGGCATGGGCACGCGGCTGGAGCGCGCGCGGCAGGCGGTGGAGCTGGTCGGCGCGAATCTCCTCCAGGTTCACTTCAACGCGGCGCAGGAGCTGTTTATGGCCGAAGGCGATCGCGACTTTCGCGGGGCGCTCGAGGCGCTGGCAGAAGTGGCGCATGGGGTGGGCGTGCCGGTGGTGGCGAAGGAGGTCGGGCAGGGCATCTCGGCGGAGGACGCCACCCGATTTGCGGACGCCGGCGTGCGCGCCATCGACGTGGGCGGACTGGGCGGGACGAACTTCATCGCCGTCGAGGCCTGGCGGCGGGGCGTCGAGATCGACGAATTCTGGAGCCGATGGGGGCTCAGGACTGCCGCCGCAGTGTGCGAGGTGCAGGCAGCTGCCGGCCACCGGGTGGACGTGATCGCGTCCGGGGGCATTCGCACCGCGCTCGACGTCGCCAAGGCGATGGCGCTCGGCGCGCGGGCGGTGGGCATCGCGGGGCCGCTTGTCCGCATGGCGACGCAGGCGGACGGGGAGGCGCAGCTGAATCGATTTATGGAGGAGCTGCACTTCGGGCTTCGCGCGCTGCTTGTGCTGACGGGCTGCCGGAATTTCTCCGAGTTGCGCGGCAAGCCGGTCGTCATCCTGGGCTGGCTGCGCGAGTGGCTCGAGGCGCGGGGGCTCGCGGCTTGGATGGACGCGCGCGGGCGGGCCAATTGA
- the dxs gene encoding 1-deoxy-D-xylulose-5-phosphate synthase: MLTTLLDSIHDPRDLKKLSDSQLQTLAQEIRDFLVTSISRTGGHFGANMGVVELTIALHRVFDSPRDKIVWDVGHQGYVHKILTGRKDMFPTLRKLGGLAGFLKRSESEHDPFGAGHSSTSISAALGMAVARDLRNEDYHVIAVIGDGALTGGMAMEAMNHAGDLGTDLIVILNDNEMSISNNVGAVSKYLTRLRTDPNYARAKQDIDHLLRHLNNVGQKMTKVLDRAMEAARHMILPITPFEGFGFKYIGPIDGHDLRQLLPVLERVKELKGPILLHVLTQKGKGYPQAESSEDKWHAWPSAAKPNQAPSYTSVFAQTVAEMARKDERIVVVTPAMLSGSGLVKFQKEFPTRTFDVGIAEQHAATFCAGLAAAGKRPIFAVYSTFLQRAYDQTIHDICIQNLPVVLAVDRAGIVGPDGETHQGVFDIAYLRTVPNMSIMMPKDENELRHMLYTAMQHEGPVAVRYPRADGVGVPMDEPLHALPWGKAEIVREGRHLTIVALGTMVPEAVKAAERLAAKHQVEATVVNLRFVKPLDEELLLSLARTGRPILTVEEASLAGGMGSAVAELLIDHGVMVPMRRKGVPDHFVEHGGRDEVLQRLGLCADGIVEDALELVRQAGQVQHALNRVGT; encoded by the coding sequence GTGTTGACTACGTTACTCGATTCCATTCACGACCCAAGAGATTTGAAGAAGCTCAGCGATTCGCAGTTGCAGACGTTGGCTCAGGAAATTCGCGACTTTCTCGTCACGTCCATTTCCAGGACCGGTGGGCACTTTGGCGCCAACATGGGCGTCGTGGAACTGACCATCGCGCTGCACCGGGTGTTTGATAGCCCTCGAGACAAAATCGTGTGGGATGTCGGTCACCAGGGTTATGTGCACAAAATCCTGACCGGCCGCAAGGACATGTTTCCGACGCTGCGCAAGCTCGGCGGGCTCGCCGGCTTTCTCAAGCGGTCCGAGAGCGAACATGATCCGTTTGGTGCAGGGCATTCGTCGACGAGCATCTCGGCGGCACTGGGCATGGCCGTGGCGCGGGATTTGCGCAACGAGGATTATCACGTGATCGCCGTGATCGGTGACGGGGCGCTGACGGGCGGCATGGCAATGGAAGCCATGAACCACGCGGGCGACCTCGGCACCGATCTCATCGTCATTTTGAACGACAACGAGATGTCGATCTCGAACAACGTCGGTGCGGTTTCCAAGTACCTCACGCGCCTGCGGACGGATCCGAACTACGCCCGGGCCAAGCAGGACATCGATCATCTCCTGCGCCATTTGAACAATGTCGGCCAGAAGATGACCAAGGTGTTGGACCGCGCGATGGAAGCGGCGCGCCACATGATCCTGCCGATCACGCCGTTTGAAGGATTCGGCTTCAAGTACATCGGGCCGATCGATGGGCACGATCTTCGCCAGCTCCTGCCGGTCCTGGAGCGGGTCAAGGAGCTCAAAGGCCCCATCCTGCTGCACGTTCTCACGCAGAAGGGCAAGGGCTACCCGCAGGCCGAGAGCTCGGAGGACAAGTGGCACGCGTGGCCCAGCGCGGCGAAGCCGAATCAGGCGCCTTCGTACACCAGCGTGTTCGCACAGACCGTGGCGGAGATGGCGAGGAAGGACGAGCGCATCGTCGTGGTCACGCCGGCCATGTTGTCGGGAAGCGGCCTCGTCAAATTTCAAAAGGAGTTCCCCACGCGCACCTTCGACGTGGGCATCGCCGAACAACACGCGGCGACGTTCTGCGCGGGGCTGGCAGCGGCGGGCAAACGGCCCATCTTCGCCGTCTATTCGACGTTTCTGCAGCGCGCATACGATCAGACCATCCACGACATCTGCATTCAAAACCTCCCCGTGGTGCTCGCGGTGGATCGCGCCGGGATCGTGGGGCCGGACGGAGAGACGCACCAGGGCGTCTTTGACATCGCGTACCTGCGCACGGTGCCGAACATGTCCATCATGATGCCGAAGGACGAAAACGAGCTTCGGCACATGCTGTACACCGCCATGCAGCACGAGGGGCCGGTGGCGGTGCGATATCCGCGCGCGGACGGCGTGGGCGTGCCCATGGACGAACCGCTGCACGCCCTGCCCTGGGGGAAGGCCGAGATCGTCCGGGAAGGGCGCCATCTCACCATTGTCGCGCTCGGCACCATGGTGCCGGAGGCCGTGAAGGCGGCCGAGCGGCTCGCCGCGAAGCACCAGGTGGAGGCGACGGTGGTCAACCTGCGCTTCGTGAAGCCGCTCGACGAAGAGCTCCTGCTCAGCCTGGCGCGCACGGGAAGGCCCATCCTCACCGTGGAGGAGGCGTCGCTCGCCGGCGGCATGGGGTCTGCGGTCGCGGAGCTGCTCATCGATCATGGCGTCATGGTGCCCATGCGCCGCAAAGGCGTGCCGGACCACTTTGTCGAGCACGGCGGCCGCGATGAGGTCTTGCAGCGTTTGGGGCTTTGCGCCGACGGAATCGTGGAGGATGCCTTGGAACTCGTGCGTCAGGCCGGTCAGGTGCAACACGCCCTGAACCGGGTCGGCACCTGA
- the hpnC gene encoding squalene synthase HpnC: MVGVPTELQGDFEVCRQLTRAHYENFSVVSMFVPRQLRPHFYSIYAFCRGVDDLGDEFPGDRLAALDAFEQELRRAFAGEATTPAFRALQYTIASCRLPMEPFLRLIEANRRDQRQHTYETWDDLRDYCRYSADPVGRLVLGVFGLLDDERAALSDATCTALQVANHMQDIERDLALGRIYVPRADLEQFGASLDDIRLRRATEGVRRCIELEVDRAQALFDEGRRLESLVPSPLARQLKLYRLGGEAILAAIRRQGFNPFAGRPVVSGGQKLRIALSVLAGRAKGEGGSA, translated from the coding sequence ATGGTGGGCGTGCCAACGGAGCTTCAAGGCGACTTCGAGGTCTGCCGCCAGCTCACGCGGGCGCATTACGAGAACTTTTCCGTCGTGTCGATGTTCGTCCCGCGCCAACTTCGTCCGCACTTTTATTCGATTTATGCCTTTTGTCGCGGCGTGGACGATCTCGGCGACGAGTTTCCGGGCGACCGCCTGGCGGCTCTCGACGCCTTTGAGCAGGAGCTGCGGCGCGCGTTCGCGGGCGAGGCCACGACGCCCGCGTTCCGCGCCCTTCAATACACCATCGCGAGCTGCCGCCTGCCGATGGAACCTTTTCTTCGGCTCATCGAGGCCAACCGGCGCGATCAGCGCCAACACACGTACGAGACCTGGGACGACCTGCGCGACTACTGCCGCTACTCGGCGGATCCCGTCGGCCGTCTCGTGCTCGGCGTCTTCGGGCTTTTGGACGACGAACGGGCCGCGCTTTCCGACGCCACCTGCACCGCCCTTCAGGTGGCCAATCACATGCAGGACATCGAGCGCGATCTCGCCCTCGGCCGCATCTACGTGCCCCGCGCGGACCTCGAGCAATTCGGCGCTTCGCTCGACGACATCCGTTTGCGGCGCGCCACAGAGGGTGTGCGCCGATGCATCGAGCTCGAGGTCGACCGCGCGCAGGCGCTCTTCGACGAGGGCCGCAGGCTCGAATCGCTCGTGCCTTCGCCCCTTGCGCGTCAGTTGAAACTGTATCGCCTCGGCGGCGAGGCCATCTTGGCGGCCATTCGCCGCCAAGGCTTCAACCCCTTTGCCGGCCGCCCCGTGGTCTCGGGCGGGCAAAAACTCCGCATCGCGCTCTCGGTGCTCGCGGGCCGCGCGAAAGGCGAAGGAGGGTCGGCATGA
- the hpnA gene encoding hopanoid-associated sugar epimerase, with translation MALLAFVTGGSGFVGYHVARVLVMSGHRVRALVRRPNAAPHLAALGVEMVEGDLATGQGLLDGIDGCDAVFHVAAHYSLDPRDDALMYAANVEGTRRVLEAVRLAGGPRLVYTSSTAAVKLRHDGRPATEDDGFNDPDRVVSTYKRTKVLAERLVMEAAAQGMDVVVVNPSTPVGPYDVKPTPTGRIVLDTMRGKMPGYVETGLNLVAVEDVAIGHLLAYDRGRAGERYILGNRNMHFGELVRLIAELAGVKPPRLKIPFFAAMAYAVIDERIVSPLMKRPARAPVAGVRLAREPMYFDASKAVRELGLPQSPIEDALRRAIEWFRSAQMA, from the coding sequence ATGGCCTTGCTGGCGTTCGTGACCGGGGGCTCCGGCTTTGTCGGGTATCACGTGGCCCGAGTGCTCGTCATGAGCGGCCACCGTGTGCGCGCGCTCGTCCGGCGCCCCAATGCCGCGCCGCACCTCGCGGCGCTCGGCGTCGAGATGGTCGAGGGCGATCTCGCCACCGGCCAAGGGCTCCTCGACGGGATCGACGGCTGCGACGCCGTGTTTCACGTCGCCGCGCACTACTCGCTCGATCCCCGCGACGACGCGCTCATGTACGCGGCGAACGTCGAGGGCACGCGGCGCGTGTTGGAGGCGGTTCGCCTCGCAGGGGGGCCGCGCCTCGTCTACACGAGTTCCACCGCGGCGGTGAAGCTGCGGCACGATGGGCGCCCCGCGACGGAGGACGACGGCTTCAACGATCCCGACCGCGTGGTGAGCACCTACAAGCGCACCAAGGTGCTCGCGGAGCGCCTCGTCATGGAAGCCGCGGCGCAGGGCATGGACGTGGTCGTCGTCAACCCGTCCACGCCCGTCGGGCCGTACGACGTGAAACCGACGCCCACCGGCCGCATCGTGCTCGACACCATGCGCGGCAAGATGCCGGGCTACGTCGAGACGGGCCTGAATCTCGTCGCCGTGGAGGATGTCGCCATCGGGCACCTGCTCGCCTACGATCGCGGCCGCGCCGGCGAGCGGTACATCCTCGGCAATCGAAACATGCACTTCGGCGAGCTCGTGCGGCTCATCGCAGAGCTCGCGGGCGTGAAACCGCCGCGGCTGAAGATTCCGTTTTTCGCGGCCATGGCGTACGCCGTGATCGACGAGCGCATCGTCTCGCCGCTCATGAAGCGGCCGGCGAGGGCGCCTGTGGCGGGCGTGCGGTTGGCGCGTGAGCCCATGTATTTTGACGCTTCCAAGGCGGTGCGGGAACTCGGTTTACCGCAATCGCCCATCGAGGACGCGCTGCGCCGCGCCATCGAGTGGTTTCGCAGTGCGCAGATGGCGTGA
- a CDS encoding phosphorylase family protein → MVLRLVTVLVVTALRFERAAFRHLARRPGWVVRATGVGPARAGDGLMQLLDAVRPALVVGAGVCGGLDAALSSGDLVLPSEAVTPDGEREPLAMDAAFADIARRIAGAHGVRAHIGGRMVSVERIASTPADKRELARLSGACAVDQETFAWARASRAAGIPFFAVRAVLDEAQEPIASWHPSAWPSALRLPARALRARRMLREFGREWPCWRS, encoded by the coding sequence GTGGTTCTTCGCCTCGTGACCGTGCTCGTCGTCACCGCGCTTCGATTTGAACGCGCGGCGTTTCGCCATCTTGCCCGCCGCCCCGGATGGGTGGTCCGGGCGACGGGCGTGGGGCCTGCGCGCGCGGGCGACGGCCTGATGCAGCTCCTCGATGCGGTGCGCCCTGCGCTCGTCGTGGGCGCCGGGGTGTGCGGCGGCTTGGACGCCGCACTCTCCTCGGGCGATCTCGTCCTGCCGAGCGAGGCGGTGACCCCCGACGGCGAGCGGGAGCCACTGGCGATGGACGCGGCGTTTGCGGACATTGCCCGGCGCATCGCCGGCGCGCACGGCGTCCGGGCGCACATCGGTGGGCGGATGGTGTCCGTCGAGCGCATCGCTTCGACGCCCGCGGACAAGCGGGAGCTCGCCCGCCTGAGCGGCGCCTGCGCCGTCGATCAGGAGACGTTCGCCTGGGCGCGCGCCTCGCGCGCGGCCGGCATTCCGTTTTTCGCCGTCCGCGCCGTGCTGGATGAGGCACAGGAGCCCATTGCGTCGTGGCATCCATCGGCGTGGCCGAGCGCTCTCCGCCTGCCCGCTCGCGCACTTCGCGCGAGGCGCATGCTTCGCGAGTTCGGGAGGGAATGGCCTTGCTGGCGTTCGTGA
- the shc gene encoding squalene--hopene cyclase: MAEQLVEAPAYARALDRAAEYLLSCQKDEGYWWGPLLSNVTMEAEYVLLCHILDRVHPERMEKIRRYLLHEQREDGTWALYPGGPPDLDTTIEAYVALKYIGMSPDEEPMQKALRFIQSQGGIESSRVFTRMWLALVGEYPWEKVPMVPPEIMLLGKRMPLNIYEFGSWARATVVALSIVMSRQPVYPLPERARVPELYETDVPPRRRGAKGGGGRMFDVLDHLLHGYQKWSVHPFRRAAEMRALDWLLERQAGDGSWGGIQPPWFYALIALKILDMTQHPAFKKGWEGLELYGVDLDYGGWMFQASISPVWDTGLAVLALRAAGLSADHDRLVKAGEWLLDRQITVPGDWSVKRPNLKPGGFAFQFDNVYYPDVDDTAVVVWALNSLRLPDERRRREAMTRGFRWIVGMQSSNGGWGAYDVDNTSDLPNHIPFCDFGEVTDPPSEDVTAHVLECFGSFGYDDAWKVIRRAVEYLKREQKPDGSWFGRWGVNYLYGTGAVVPALKAVGIDMREPFIQKALDWVEQHQNPDGGWGEDCRSYEDPSYAGKGPSTPSQTAWALMALIAGGRAESAAARRGVEYLVETQRADGGWDEPYYTGTGFPGDFYLGYTMYRHVFPTLALGRYKQAMERR; encoded by the coding sequence ATGGCTGAGCAGTTGGTGGAAGCGCCGGCCTACGCGCGGGCGTTGGACCGCGCGGCGGAATATCTCCTCTCCTGCCAGAAGGACGAAGGCTACTGGTGGGGGCCTCTTCTGAGTAACGTCACCATGGAAGCGGAATACGTCTTGTTGTGCCACATTCTCGATCGCGTCCATCCAGAGCGCATGGAGAAAATTCGGCGGTATCTCCTCCACGAGCAGCGGGAGGACGGGACCTGGGCCTTGTATCCGGGGGGGCCGCCGGATCTCGACACGACCATCGAAGCCTACGTGGCCCTCAAGTACATCGGCATGTCGCCGGACGAGGAACCGATGCAGAAGGCGCTCCGGTTCATTCAGAGCCAAGGCGGGATCGAGTCGTCTCGCGTCTTCACGCGCATGTGGCTCGCGCTCGTCGGGGAGTATCCGTGGGAGAAGGTGCCCATGGTGCCGCCGGAGATCATGCTGCTCGGCAAGCGGATGCCGCTCAACATCTACGAGTTTGGCTCCTGGGCGCGGGCGACGGTGGTGGCGCTGTCCATCGTCATGAGCCGCCAGCCGGTCTATCCATTGCCGGAGCGGGCGCGGGTGCCCGAGCTGTACGAGACCGACGTGCCGCCGCGGCGCAGAGGTGCGAAGGGCGGGGGCGGACGGATGTTTGACGTCCTGGACCACTTGCTGCACGGGTACCAGAAGTGGTCTGTCCACCCGTTTCGACGCGCCGCCGAGATGCGCGCGCTGGATTGGTTGCTCGAGCGGCAGGCGGGCGACGGCAGCTGGGGCGGCATTCAGCCTCCATGGTTTTACGCGCTCATCGCCCTCAAGATCCTCGACATGACCCAGCATCCCGCGTTCAAGAAGGGGTGGGAGGGCCTCGAACTCTACGGCGTGGACCTGGATTACGGCGGCTGGATGTTTCAGGCCTCCATCTCGCCCGTGTGGGACACGGGGCTCGCCGTGCTCGCGCTCCGAGCCGCTGGACTTTCGGCCGATCACGACCGCTTGGTCAAGGCGGGCGAGTGGCTGCTCGACCGGCAAATCACCGTGCCGGGCGACTGGAGCGTCAAGCGCCCCAACCTCAAACCCGGCGGCTTCGCTTTCCAGTTTGACAACGTCTACTATCCCGACGTCGATGATACGGCGGTGGTCGTTTGGGCGCTGAACAGCTTGCGCCTGCCGGACGAGCGGCGCAGGCGGGAAGCCATGACCCGCGGCTTTCGCTGGATCGTCGGCATGCAGAGCTCAAACGGCGGCTGGGGCGCCTACGACGTCGACAACACAAGCGATTTGCCCAACCACATTCCCTTCTGCGACTTCGGCGAGGTCACCGATCCGCCGTCGGAAGACGTCACGGCGCACGTGCTCGAGTGCTTCGGAAGCTTCGGCTACGACGACGCCTGGAAGGTGATTCGCCGCGCCGTGGAGTATCTCAAGCGCGAGCAGAAGCCGGACGGCAGTTGGTTCGGCCGCTGGGGCGTGAACTACCTGTACGGAACGGGTGCCGTGGTGCCCGCGCTGAAAGCCGTCGGGATCGACATGCGCGAGCCGTTCATTCAGAAGGCGCTCGACTGGGTGGAGCAGCATCAAAACCCGGATGGCGGATGGGGCGAGGATTGCCGCTCATACGAGGATCCATCGTACGCGGGCAAGGGGCCGAGCACGCCTTCGCAGACGGCCTGGGCCTTGATGGCGCTTATCGCGGGCGGCCGCGCGGAGTCGGCGGCGGCGCGCCGAGGTGTCGAGTATCTGGTCGAGACGCAGCGCGCGGACGGCGGTTGGGATGAACCGTACTACACGGGCACGGGGTTCCCGGGCGACTTTTATCTCGGCTACACCATGTACCGGCACGTGTTCCCCACGCTCGCGCTCGGGCGCTACAAGCAGGCCATGGAGCGCAGGTGA
- a CDS encoding small multi-drug export protein produces MARSWTSMVARLPFWQLLMYGGAASLLFFGGSLALGLSQGRVWPTLSLIGTSIVLEAQPAAAASIPLGFDPPTGAGISILANMIAVPFILVGFRQAVRRFRFLRRRMEKAEALSRKYGRYGVWVLAPLCPLLGAYACLAIGSILRWHPLRVLLAVVVGMVISAFVIAYGGMALLQFVHL; encoded by the coding sequence TTGGCGCGGTCATGGACCTCCATGGTGGCCAGGCTTCCGTTTTGGCAGCTGCTCATGTACGGCGGTGCGGCGTCGCTTTTGTTTTTTGGCGGCAGCCTGGCGCTTGGGCTCAGCCAGGGGCGCGTGTGGCCGACCCTGTCGCTCATTGGGACGTCCATCGTGCTGGAGGCGCAGCCGGCAGCCGCCGCGAGCATTCCACTCGGCTTCGACCCGCCGACGGGCGCCGGAATCTCCATCCTCGCCAATATGATCGCGGTACCTTTCATTCTCGTGGGCTTTCGACAAGCGGTGCGGCGGTTTCGCTTTTTGCGGCGGAGAATGGAAAAGGCGGAGGCGTTGTCGCGCAAATATGGTCGATACGGCGTCTGGGTGCTTGCGCCGCTTTGTCCTCTGCTCGGGGCGTATGCGTGCCTCGCGATTGGAAGCATCCTACGTTGGCATCCGCTCCGGGTGTTGCTGGCCGTCGTGGTGGGTATGGTGATCTCGGCGTTCGTCATCGCGTATGGCGGGATGGCGCTTTTGCAGTTCGTCCACCTGTAG
- the hpnH gene encoding adenosyl-hopene transferase HpnH, with protein sequence MARQSFSATVDMVKYLAKNRIKGVKRYPMVLMLEPTELCNLTCTGCGKIRQSPDVLKMRMTAEDCFKAIDECGAPAVSIAGGEPLVHPEIVEIVNGMLERRKLVMLCTNGILLHRVIDKLKPHPNFTFVFHLDGKREHHDKMVERKGVFDIVMKGIKAAKERGFRVATNTTLYKGASAEDTAELLLELMEMGVDNCIVSPAFTYEEVDPSHSDIFLHRKEVHELVRDIMARCGDRIRFYDTPIYFDFLQGKRELRCTPWAMPNRNPKGWKGPCYLLTDEHYDTFQEMMEKTNWDEFGYGENPRCASCMMHSGYEMAALKALTPRDTWRLVRWFFAS encoded by the coding sequence ATGGCGCGACAGTCGTTCTCCGCAACGGTCGACATGGTGAAGTACCTGGCGAAGAACCGCATCAAGGGCGTCAAGCGGTATCCGATGGTCCTGATGCTCGAGCCGACCGAACTGTGCAACTTGACGTGCACGGGGTGCGGAAAAATCAGGCAGAGCCCCGACGTGCTGAAGATGCGCATGACGGCGGAGGATTGCTTCAAGGCCATCGATGAATGCGGCGCGCCCGCGGTCTCGATCGCGGGTGGAGAGCCGCTCGTGCACCCCGAGATTGTCGAGATCGTCAATGGCATGCTGGAGCGGCGCAAGCTCGTGATGCTCTGCACCAACGGCATTCTGTTGCACCGGGTCATCGACAAGCTGAAGCCGCATCCGAACTTCACGTTTGTGTTCCACCTGGATGGCAAGCGAGAGCACCACGACAAGATGGTGGAGCGCAAGGGCGTCTTCGACATCGTGATGAAGGGCATCAAGGCGGCCAAGGAGCGCGGCTTCCGCGTGGCGACCAACACGACGCTCTACAAGGGCGCGAGCGCGGAGGACACGGCGGAACTCCTGCTCGAGCTCATGGAGATGGGCGTCGACAACTGCATCGTCTCCCCGGCGTTCACCTACGAAGAGGTCGATCCGTCGCACAGCGACATCTTCCTGCACCGCAAGGAAGTCCACGAGCTCGTGCGGGACATCATGGCGCGCTGCGGAGACCGCATCCGCTTCTACGACACGCCCATCTACTTCGACTTCCTGCAGGGCAAACGGGAGCTGCGCTGCACGCCGTGGGCGATGCCGAACCGGAACCCGAAGGGCTGGAAAGGCCCCTGCTATCTGTTGACGGATGAACACTACGATACGTTCCAGGAAATGATGGAAAAGACGAACTGGGACGAGTTCGGTTACGGCGAAAACCCTCGCTGCGCCAGCTGCATGATGCACTCCGGCTACGAGATGGCTGCGCTGAAGGCCCTGACGCCGCGCGATACCTGGCGCCTCGTGCGGTGGTTCTTCGCCTCGTGA